One part of the Mauremys mutica isolate MM-2020 ecotype Southern chromosome 21, ASM2049712v1, whole genome shotgun sequence genome encodes these proteins:
- the PLEKHG5 gene encoding pleckstrin homology domain-containing family G member 5 isoform X4, with translation MRQRASDARACAEGRSEGLPPRDPSGLVCHHAECQQLNHNNPLNLCEACDRKLHGTMHFDGHIRFDLPPQGSILARNVSTRSCPPRTSPASDVEEEDEGLVDGKGDKKSSALKLPKKKARRRHTDDPSKECFTLKFDLNVDIETEIVPAMKKKSLGEVLLPVFERKGIELAKVDIYLDQSNTPLSLSFEAYRFGGHYLRVKAKPGDELKVEQAVKDFKSLSLPIIRSSGSASTFLFTPAGERLDQSPFRRESMDVLAPGRKRKNMNEFLGDSSIPGQDPLQHFSCSLPSNGIDTWKNRAASRFSGFFGSGASTGPFGREMDKVEQLESKLHSYSIFGLPKLPPQLRFDQDSWEEEEDDTSLCLEDSWQEITEGPEALTRRQCHQQEAVWELLHTEATYIRKLKVITDLFLCCLLNLQESGLLCEVEAERLFSNIQEIIQLHRALWSGVMAPILEKARKTKALLDPVDFLKGFKMFGSLFKPYIQYCMEEEGCMEYMRTLLRDNELFRLYVTWAEKHKQCNRLKLSDMLVKPHQRLTKYPLLLKSVLKKTDDPCTRDAIITMINSVERFINHVNSRMRQRQEQQRLVAILSRIDSYEVVDSSTEEVDKLLKEFLRLDLTAPIPGTSPEDTRQLLLEGSLKMKEGKDSKMDVYCFLFTDLFLITKPVKKAERTKVIRQPLLVDKIICRELKDPGSFLLIYLNELRSAVGAYTFQASGQSLCRGWIEALYNAQNLLQRLRLQERQRSQRQHLQSLEEGEDGESGASAASSPTILRRSRNSLDSQQCPSDGSTETISVVVVDASEELSFPDLEVGPFSSQSDETSISTTASSITPTRELLDGGGELAETRPTPSSNCLTLDSSGCRSASIDSAYGTLSPTSIQEFAEAQQLEPGAEDGGPLHAQRAPSPKLRRRTPVQLLPCKVKALKSKSEASLLQLIPASPPLAQSKSLCNLFTAPGQATFLAGPSQGLAQREVPAGFQRTSRAGARSGEAQSDCSSLGLSICSSSSGGSSSELSEPEELVCATGFAYPAESNVPSPAAPGQEAPQAGPEGASAPCRAPSTAVTECCQELPLAHRTLSDPQAAQHRKLTLAQLYRIRTTLLLNSTLTASEV, from the exons GTATGTCACCACGCCGAGTGCCAGCAGCTGAACCACAACAATCCCTTGAACCTGTGTGAGGCCTGTGACCGCAAGTTACACGGCACCATGCACTTCGACGGGCACATCCGCTTCGACCTGCCCCCCCAAG GTTCCATTCTGGCCCGGAACGTATCCACGCGGTCATGCCCCCCACGCACCAGCCCTGCCTCCGACGTGGAGGAGGAGGACGAAGGGCTAGTGGATGGGAAAGG GGACAAGAAGAGCTCGGCGCTGAAGCTCCCCAAGAAGAAAGCCCGGCGCAGACACACGGAT gATCCCAGTAAAGAGTGTTTCACCCTGAAGTTCGATTTGAACGTGGACATAGAAACAGAGATCGTCCCGGCCATGAAGAAGAAATCCCTGGG GGAGGTGCTGCTGCCGGTGTTCGAGAGGAAAGGCATTGAGCTGGCGAAGGTGGATATTTATCTGGATCAGTCCAACACGCCTCTGTCGCTCAGCTTTGAGGCGTACCGCTTCGGGGGACACTACCTGAGAGTGAAAG CCAAACCCGGCGATGAGCTCAAGGTGGAGCAGGCCGTGAAAGACTTCAAATCGCTGAGTCTGCCCATCATCCGCTCCTCAGGCTCCGCCTCCACCTTCCTCTTCACCCCCGCCGGGGAGAGACTGGACCAGTCGCCCTTCCGCCGGGAGAGCATGGACGTCCTG GCCCCGGGGCGGAAGCGGAAGAACATGAACGAGTTTCTGGGTGATTCCAGCATCCCGGGCCAGGACCCCCTGCAGCACTTCAGCTGCTCCTTGCCCAGCAACGGCATCGATACGTGGAAAAATAGAGCCGCCAGTCGCTTCAGTGGCTTCTTTGGCTCCGGCGCGAGCACCGGCCCCTTCGGACGG GAGATGGATAAGGTGGAGCAGCTGGAGAGCAAGCTGCACAGCTACAGCATCTTCGGCCTCCCGAagctccccccgcagctccgctttgaccaggactcctgggaggaagaggaggatgacaCCAGCCTGTGCCTGGAAGACAGCTGGCAGGAGATCACCGAGGGCCCGGAG GCCCTGACGCGCCGGCAGTGCCACCAGCAGGAGGCCGTCTGGGAGCTGCTGCACACAGAAGCCACCTACATCCGGAAGCTGAAAGTGATCACAGAC CTCTTCCTCTGCTGCCTGCTGAacctgcaggagtcagggctgctgTGTGAG GTGGAAGCCGAGCGTCTGTTCAGCAACATCCAGGAGATTATCCAGCTGCACCGGGCCCTGTGGAGCGGCGTCATGGCCCCCATCCTGGAGAAGGCCAGGAAGACCAAGGCGCTGCTGGACCCCGTGGACTTCCTAAAGGGATTCAAAATG TTTGGCTCCCTCTTCAAGCCCTACATCCAGTACTGCATGGAGGAGGAGGGCTGCATGGAGTACATGCGCACGCTGCTGCGGGACAACGAGCTCTTCCGGCTCTACGTGACG TGGGCAGAGAAGCACAAGCAGTGCAACCGCCTGAAGCTCAGCGACATGCTGGTGAAGCCGCACCAGCGCCTCACCAAGTACCCGCTGCTGCTCAAGTCGGTGCTGAAGAAAACGGACGACCCTTGCACCCGGGACGCCATCATCACCATG ATCAATTCCGTGGAGCGGTTTATCAACCACGTGAACTCGCGGATGCGCCAGCGGCAggagcagcagaggctggtggcCATCCTCAGCCGGATTGACTCCTACGAGGTGGTGGACAGCAGCACGGAGGAGGTGGATAAG CTCCTGAAGGAGTTCCTGCGCCTGGACCTGACGGCCCCCATCCCGGGCACCTCCCCTGAGGACACGCGGCAGCTCCTCCTGGAGGGGAGCTTGAAAATGAAGGAAGGTAAAGACAGCAAG ATGGACGTTTACTGCTTCCTCTTCACGGACCTGTTCCTCATCACCAAGCCGGTGAAGAAGGCTGAGCGCACCAAGGTCATCCGGCAGCCGCTGCTCGTGGACAAGATCATCTGCCGGGAGCTCAAGGACCCCG GCTCCTTCCTCCTGATCTATCTCAACGAGCTGCGCAGCGCCGTGGGAGCCTACACCTTCCAGGCCAGCGGGCAGTCCCTGTGCCGCGGCTGGATCGAGGCACTGTACAATGCACAG AACCTCCTGCAGCGGCTGCGTCTCCAGGAGCGGCAGCGTAGCCAGCGGCAGCatctgcagagcctggaggagggagaggacGGGGAGAGCGGGGCCTCGGCAGCCAGCTCACCCACCATCCTGCGCAGGAGCAGGAACAGCCTGGACTCCCAGCAAtg CCCCTCCGACGGTTCCACGGAGACCAtctcggtggtggtggtggatgcCAGCGAGGAGCTCTCCTTCCCGGACTTGGAAGTGGGGCCGTTCAGCTCACAGTCGGACGAGACCTCCATCAGCACCACTGCTTCGTCCATCACCCCAACCCGGGAGCTGCTGGACGGGGGCGGGGAGCTTGCAGAGAcacgccccacccccagctccaattGCCTGACGCTGGATTCCAGCGGCTGCAGGTCAGCGTCCATTGACAGCGCCTACggcaccctctcccccacctccatccaGGAGTTTGCTGAggcgcagcagctggagccaggggcggAGGATGGGGGACCCCTGCATGCGCAGCGCGCCCCCTCGCCCAAGCTGCGCCGCAGGACGCCCGTGCAGCTCCTGCCCTGCAAGGTGAAAGCGCTCAAGTCCAAGTCGGAGGCCAGCCTGCTGCAGCTGATCCCAGCCTCACCCCCTCTCGCCCAGAGTAAGAGCCTCTGCAACCTCTTCACGGCTCCGGGCCAGGCCACGTTCCTGGCAGGCCCCAGCCAAGGACTTGCACAGCGTGAGGTCCCGGCTGGCTTCCAGAGGACTAGCAGGGCGGGTGCCAGGAGTGGGGAAGCCCAGTCGGACTGCAGTAGCCTCGGcctgagcatctgcagcagcagcagcggcggctcCTCGTCAGAGCTCTCCGAGCCCGAGGAGCTGGTGTGTGCCACTGGCTTTGCTTACCCAGCCGAGAGCAACGTGCCGTCCCCTGCTGCGCCTGGGCAGGAAGCTCCCCAAGCAGGGCCTGAGGGGGCGTCTGCCCCGTGCCGGGCTCCCAGCACCGCCGTGACCGAGTGCTGCCaggagctgccccttgcccaccGGACACTGTCAGACCCGCAAGCGGCCCAGCACCGCAAGCTGACCCTGGCTCAGCTGTACAGGATCAGGACCACCTTGCTCCTCAACTCCACGCTGACGGCCTC GGAGGTCTGA
- the PLEKHG5 gene encoding pleckstrin homology domain-containing family G member 5 isoform X5, translated as MGQWNVSPGAPLWILLRILVVCHHAECQQLNHNNPLNLCEACDRKLHGTMHFDGHIRFDLPPQGSILARNVSTRSCPPRTSPASDVEEEDEGLVDGKGDKKSSALKLPKKKARRRHTDDPSKECFTLKFDLNVDIETEIVPAMKKKSLGEVLLPVFERKGIELAKVDIYLDQSNTPLSLSFEAYRFGGHYLRVKAKPGDELKVEQAVKDFKSLSLPIIRSSGSASTFLFTPAGERLDQSPFRRESMDVLAPGRKRKNMNEFLGDSSIPGQDPLQHFSCSLPSNGIDTWKNRAASRFSGFFGSGASTGPFGREMDKVEQLESKLHSYSIFGLPKLPPQLRFDQDSWEEEEDDTSLCLEDSWQEITEGPEALTRRQCHQQEAVWELLHTEATYIRKLKVITDLFLCCLLNLQESGLLCEVEAERLFSNIQEIIQLHRALWSGVMAPILEKARKTKALLDPVDFLKGFKMFGSLFKPYIQYCMEEEGCMEYMRTLLRDNELFRLYVTWAEKHKQCNRLKLSDMLVKPHQRLTKYPLLLKSVLKKTDDPCTRDAIITMINSVERFINHVNSRMRQRQEQQRLVAILSRIDSYEVVDSSTEEVDKLLKEFLRLDLTAPIPGTSPEDTRQLLLEGSLKMKEGKDSKMDVYCFLFTDLFLITKPVKKAERTKVIRQPLLVDKIICRELKDPGSFLLIYLNELRSAVGAYTFQASGQSLCRGWIEALYNAQNLLQRLRLQERQRSQRQHLQSLEEGEDGESGASAASSPTILRRSRNSLDSQQCPSDGSTETISVVVVDASEELSFPDLEVGPFSSQSDETSISTTASSITPTRELLDGGGELAETRPTPSSNCLTLDSSGCRSASIDSAYGTLSPTSIQEFAEAQQLEPGAEDGGPLHAQRAPSPKLRRRTPVQLLPCKVKALKSKSEASLLQLIPASPPLAQSKSLCNLFTAPGQATFLAGPSQGLAQREVPAGFQRTSRAGARSGEAQSDCSSLGLSICSSSSGGSSSELSEPEELVCATGFAYPAESNVPSPAAPGQEAPQAGPEGASAPCRAPSTAVTECCQELPLAHRTLSDPQAAQHRKLTLAQLYRIRTTLLLNSTLTASEV; from the exons GTATGTCACCACGCCGAGTGCCAGCAGCTGAACCACAACAATCCCTTGAACCTGTGTGAGGCCTGTGACCGCAAGTTACACGGCACCATGCACTTCGACGGGCACATCCGCTTCGACCTGCCCCCCCAAG GTTCCATTCTGGCCCGGAACGTATCCACGCGGTCATGCCCCCCACGCACCAGCCCTGCCTCCGACGTGGAGGAGGAGGACGAAGGGCTAGTGGATGGGAAAGG GGACAAGAAGAGCTCGGCGCTGAAGCTCCCCAAGAAGAAAGCCCGGCGCAGACACACGGAT gATCCCAGTAAAGAGTGTTTCACCCTGAAGTTCGATTTGAACGTGGACATAGAAACAGAGATCGTCCCGGCCATGAAGAAGAAATCCCTGGG GGAGGTGCTGCTGCCGGTGTTCGAGAGGAAAGGCATTGAGCTGGCGAAGGTGGATATTTATCTGGATCAGTCCAACACGCCTCTGTCGCTCAGCTTTGAGGCGTACCGCTTCGGGGGACACTACCTGAGAGTGAAAG CCAAACCCGGCGATGAGCTCAAGGTGGAGCAGGCCGTGAAAGACTTCAAATCGCTGAGTCTGCCCATCATCCGCTCCTCAGGCTCCGCCTCCACCTTCCTCTTCACCCCCGCCGGGGAGAGACTGGACCAGTCGCCCTTCCGCCGGGAGAGCATGGACGTCCTG GCCCCGGGGCGGAAGCGGAAGAACATGAACGAGTTTCTGGGTGATTCCAGCATCCCGGGCCAGGACCCCCTGCAGCACTTCAGCTGCTCCTTGCCCAGCAACGGCATCGATACGTGGAAAAATAGAGCCGCCAGTCGCTTCAGTGGCTTCTTTGGCTCCGGCGCGAGCACCGGCCCCTTCGGACGG GAGATGGATAAGGTGGAGCAGCTGGAGAGCAAGCTGCACAGCTACAGCATCTTCGGCCTCCCGAagctccccccgcagctccgctttgaccaggactcctgggaggaagaggaggatgacaCCAGCCTGTGCCTGGAAGACAGCTGGCAGGAGATCACCGAGGGCCCGGAG GCCCTGACGCGCCGGCAGTGCCACCAGCAGGAGGCCGTCTGGGAGCTGCTGCACACAGAAGCCACCTACATCCGGAAGCTGAAAGTGATCACAGAC CTCTTCCTCTGCTGCCTGCTGAacctgcaggagtcagggctgctgTGTGAG GTGGAAGCCGAGCGTCTGTTCAGCAACATCCAGGAGATTATCCAGCTGCACCGGGCCCTGTGGAGCGGCGTCATGGCCCCCATCCTGGAGAAGGCCAGGAAGACCAAGGCGCTGCTGGACCCCGTGGACTTCCTAAAGGGATTCAAAATG TTTGGCTCCCTCTTCAAGCCCTACATCCAGTACTGCATGGAGGAGGAGGGCTGCATGGAGTACATGCGCACGCTGCTGCGGGACAACGAGCTCTTCCGGCTCTACGTGACG TGGGCAGAGAAGCACAAGCAGTGCAACCGCCTGAAGCTCAGCGACATGCTGGTGAAGCCGCACCAGCGCCTCACCAAGTACCCGCTGCTGCTCAAGTCGGTGCTGAAGAAAACGGACGACCCTTGCACCCGGGACGCCATCATCACCATG ATCAATTCCGTGGAGCGGTTTATCAACCACGTGAACTCGCGGATGCGCCAGCGGCAggagcagcagaggctggtggcCATCCTCAGCCGGATTGACTCCTACGAGGTGGTGGACAGCAGCACGGAGGAGGTGGATAAG CTCCTGAAGGAGTTCCTGCGCCTGGACCTGACGGCCCCCATCCCGGGCACCTCCCCTGAGGACACGCGGCAGCTCCTCCTGGAGGGGAGCTTGAAAATGAAGGAAGGTAAAGACAGCAAG ATGGACGTTTACTGCTTCCTCTTCACGGACCTGTTCCTCATCACCAAGCCGGTGAAGAAGGCTGAGCGCACCAAGGTCATCCGGCAGCCGCTGCTCGTGGACAAGATCATCTGCCGGGAGCTCAAGGACCCCG GCTCCTTCCTCCTGATCTATCTCAACGAGCTGCGCAGCGCCGTGGGAGCCTACACCTTCCAGGCCAGCGGGCAGTCCCTGTGCCGCGGCTGGATCGAGGCACTGTACAATGCACAG AACCTCCTGCAGCGGCTGCGTCTCCAGGAGCGGCAGCGTAGCCAGCGGCAGCatctgcagagcctggaggagggagaggacGGGGAGAGCGGGGCCTCGGCAGCCAGCTCACCCACCATCCTGCGCAGGAGCAGGAACAGCCTGGACTCCCAGCAAtg CCCCTCCGACGGTTCCACGGAGACCAtctcggtggtggtggtggatgcCAGCGAGGAGCTCTCCTTCCCGGACTTGGAAGTGGGGCCGTTCAGCTCACAGTCGGACGAGACCTCCATCAGCACCACTGCTTCGTCCATCACCCCAACCCGGGAGCTGCTGGACGGGGGCGGGGAGCTTGCAGAGAcacgccccacccccagctccaattGCCTGACGCTGGATTCCAGCGGCTGCAGGTCAGCGTCCATTGACAGCGCCTACggcaccctctcccccacctccatccaGGAGTTTGCTGAggcgcagcagctggagccaggggcggAGGATGGGGGACCCCTGCATGCGCAGCGCGCCCCCTCGCCCAAGCTGCGCCGCAGGACGCCCGTGCAGCTCCTGCCCTGCAAGGTGAAAGCGCTCAAGTCCAAGTCGGAGGCCAGCCTGCTGCAGCTGATCCCAGCCTCACCCCCTCTCGCCCAGAGTAAGAGCCTCTGCAACCTCTTCACGGCTCCGGGCCAGGCCACGTTCCTGGCAGGCCCCAGCCAAGGACTTGCACAGCGTGAGGTCCCGGCTGGCTTCCAGAGGACTAGCAGGGCGGGTGCCAGGAGTGGGGAAGCCCAGTCGGACTGCAGTAGCCTCGGcctgagcatctgcagcagcagcagcggcggctcCTCGTCAGAGCTCTCCGAGCCCGAGGAGCTGGTGTGTGCCACTGGCTTTGCTTACCCAGCCGAGAGCAACGTGCCGTCCCCTGCTGCGCCTGGGCAGGAAGCTCCCCAAGCAGGGCCTGAGGGGGCGTCTGCCCCGTGCCGGGCTCCCAGCACCGCCGTGACCGAGTGCTGCCaggagctgccccttgcccaccGGACACTGTCAGACCCGCAAGCGGCCCAGCACCGCAAGCTGACCCTGGCTCAGCTGTACAGGATCAGGACCACCTTGCTCCTCAACTCCACGCTGACGGCCTC GGAGGTCTGA
- the PLEKHG5 gene encoding pleckstrin homology domain-containing family G member 5 isoform X6 — MHFDGHIRFDLPPQGSILARNVSTRSCPPRTSPASDVEEEDEGLVDGKGDKKSSALKLPKKKARRRHTDDPSKECFTLKFDLNVDIETEIVPAMKKKSLGEVLLPVFERKGIELAKVDIYLDQSNTPLSLSFEAYRFGGHYLRVKAKPGDELKVEQAVKDFKSLSLPIIRSSGSASTFLFTPAGERLDQSPFRRESMDVLAPGRKRKNMNEFLGDSSIPGQDPLQHFSCSLPSNGIDTWKNRAASRFSGFFGSGASTGPFGREMDKVEQLESKLHSYSIFGLPKLPPQLRFDQDSWEEEEDDTSLCLEDSWQEITEGPEALTRRQCHQQEAVWELLHTEATYIRKLKVITDLFLCCLLNLQESGLLCEVEAERLFSNIQEIIQLHRALWSGVMAPILEKARKTKALLDPVDFLKGFKMFGSLFKPYIQYCMEEEGCMEYMRTLLRDNELFRLYVTWAEKHKQCNRLKLSDMLVKPHQRLTKYPLLLKSVLKKTDDPCTRDAIITMINSVERFINHVNSRMRQRQEQQRLVAILSRIDSYEVVDSSTEEVDKLLKEFLRLDLTAPIPGTSPEDTRQLLLEGSLKMKEGKDSKMDVYCFLFTDLFLITKPVKKAERTKVIRQPLLVDKIICRELKDPGSFLLIYLNELRSAVGAYTFQASGQSLCRGWIEALYNAQNLLQRLRLQERQRSQRQHLQSLEEGEDGESGASAASSPTILRRSRNSLDSQQCPSDGSTETISVVVVDASEELSFPDLEVGPFSSQSDETSISTTASSITPTRELLDGGGELAETRPTPSSNCLTLDSSGCRSASIDSAYGTLSPTSIQEFAEAQQLEPGAEDGGPLHAQRAPSPKLRRRTPVQLLPCKVKALKSKSEASLLQLIPASPPLAQSKSLCNLFTAPGQATFLAGPSQGLAQREVPAGFQRTSRAGARSGEAQSDCSSLGLSICSSSSGGSSSELSEPEELVCATGFAYPAESNVPSPAAPGQEAPQAGPEGASAPCRAPSTAVTECCQELPLAHRTLSDPQAAQHRKLTLAQLYRIRTTLLLNSTLTASEV; from the exons ATGCACTTCGACGGGCACATCCGCTTCGACCTGCCCCCCCAAG GTTCCATTCTGGCCCGGAACGTATCCACGCGGTCATGCCCCCCACGCACCAGCCCTGCCTCCGACGTGGAGGAGGAGGACGAAGGGCTAGTGGATGGGAAAGG GGACAAGAAGAGCTCGGCGCTGAAGCTCCCCAAGAAGAAAGCCCGGCGCAGACACACGGAT gATCCCAGTAAAGAGTGTTTCACCCTGAAGTTCGATTTGAACGTGGACATAGAAACAGAGATCGTCCCGGCCATGAAGAAGAAATCCCTGGG GGAGGTGCTGCTGCCGGTGTTCGAGAGGAAAGGCATTGAGCTGGCGAAGGTGGATATTTATCTGGATCAGTCCAACACGCCTCTGTCGCTCAGCTTTGAGGCGTACCGCTTCGGGGGACACTACCTGAGAGTGAAAG CCAAACCCGGCGATGAGCTCAAGGTGGAGCAGGCCGTGAAAGACTTCAAATCGCTGAGTCTGCCCATCATCCGCTCCTCAGGCTCCGCCTCCACCTTCCTCTTCACCCCCGCCGGGGAGAGACTGGACCAGTCGCCCTTCCGCCGGGAGAGCATGGACGTCCTG GCCCCGGGGCGGAAGCGGAAGAACATGAACGAGTTTCTGGGTGATTCCAGCATCCCGGGCCAGGACCCCCTGCAGCACTTCAGCTGCTCCTTGCCCAGCAACGGCATCGATACGTGGAAAAATAGAGCCGCCAGTCGCTTCAGTGGCTTCTTTGGCTCCGGCGCGAGCACCGGCCCCTTCGGACGG GAGATGGATAAGGTGGAGCAGCTGGAGAGCAAGCTGCACAGCTACAGCATCTTCGGCCTCCCGAagctccccccgcagctccgctttgaccaggactcctgggaggaagaggaggatgacaCCAGCCTGTGCCTGGAAGACAGCTGGCAGGAGATCACCGAGGGCCCGGAG GCCCTGACGCGCCGGCAGTGCCACCAGCAGGAGGCCGTCTGGGAGCTGCTGCACACAGAAGCCACCTACATCCGGAAGCTGAAAGTGATCACAGAC CTCTTCCTCTGCTGCCTGCTGAacctgcaggagtcagggctgctgTGTGAG GTGGAAGCCGAGCGTCTGTTCAGCAACATCCAGGAGATTATCCAGCTGCACCGGGCCCTGTGGAGCGGCGTCATGGCCCCCATCCTGGAGAAGGCCAGGAAGACCAAGGCGCTGCTGGACCCCGTGGACTTCCTAAAGGGATTCAAAATG TTTGGCTCCCTCTTCAAGCCCTACATCCAGTACTGCATGGAGGAGGAGGGCTGCATGGAGTACATGCGCACGCTGCTGCGGGACAACGAGCTCTTCCGGCTCTACGTGACG TGGGCAGAGAAGCACAAGCAGTGCAACCGCCTGAAGCTCAGCGACATGCTGGTGAAGCCGCACCAGCGCCTCACCAAGTACCCGCTGCTGCTCAAGTCGGTGCTGAAGAAAACGGACGACCCTTGCACCCGGGACGCCATCATCACCATG ATCAATTCCGTGGAGCGGTTTATCAACCACGTGAACTCGCGGATGCGCCAGCGGCAggagcagcagaggctggtggcCATCCTCAGCCGGATTGACTCCTACGAGGTGGTGGACAGCAGCACGGAGGAGGTGGATAAG CTCCTGAAGGAGTTCCTGCGCCTGGACCTGACGGCCCCCATCCCGGGCACCTCCCCTGAGGACACGCGGCAGCTCCTCCTGGAGGGGAGCTTGAAAATGAAGGAAGGTAAAGACAGCAAG ATGGACGTTTACTGCTTCCTCTTCACGGACCTGTTCCTCATCACCAAGCCGGTGAAGAAGGCTGAGCGCACCAAGGTCATCCGGCAGCCGCTGCTCGTGGACAAGATCATCTGCCGGGAGCTCAAGGACCCCG GCTCCTTCCTCCTGATCTATCTCAACGAGCTGCGCAGCGCCGTGGGAGCCTACACCTTCCAGGCCAGCGGGCAGTCCCTGTGCCGCGGCTGGATCGAGGCACTGTACAATGCACAG AACCTCCTGCAGCGGCTGCGTCTCCAGGAGCGGCAGCGTAGCCAGCGGCAGCatctgcagagcctggaggagggagaggacGGGGAGAGCGGGGCCTCGGCAGCCAGCTCACCCACCATCCTGCGCAGGAGCAGGAACAGCCTGGACTCCCAGCAAtg CCCCTCCGACGGTTCCACGGAGACCAtctcggtggtggtggtggatgcCAGCGAGGAGCTCTCCTTCCCGGACTTGGAAGTGGGGCCGTTCAGCTCACAGTCGGACGAGACCTCCATCAGCACCACTGCTTCGTCCATCACCCCAACCCGGGAGCTGCTGGACGGGGGCGGGGAGCTTGCAGAGAcacgccccacccccagctccaattGCCTGACGCTGGATTCCAGCGGCTGCAGGTCAGCGTCCATTGACAGCGCCTACggcaccctctcccccacctccatccaGGAGTTTGCTGAggcgcagcagctggagccaggggcggAGGATGGGGGACCCCTGCATGCGCAGCGCGCCCCCTCGCCCAAGCTGCGCCGCAGGACGCCCGTGCAGCTCCTGCCCTGCAAGGTGAAAGCGCTCAAGTCCAAGTCGGAGGCCAGCCTGCTGCAGCTGATCCCAGCCTCACCCCCTCTCGCCCAGAGTAAGAGCCTCTGCAACCTCTTCACGGCTCCGGGCCAGGCCACGTTCCTGGCAGGCCCCAGCCAAGGACTTGCACAGCGTGAGGTCCCGGCTGGCTTCCAGAGGACTAGCAGGGCGGGTGCCAGGAGTGGGGAAGCCCAGTCGGACTGCAGTAGCCTCGGcctgagcatctgcagcagcagcagcggcggctcCTCGTCAGAGCTCTCCGAGCCCGAGGAGCTGGTGTGTGCCACTGGCTTTGCTTACCCAGCCGAGAGCAACGTGCCGTCCCCTGCTGCGCCTGGGCAGGAAGCTCCCCAAGCAGGGCCTGAGGGGGCGTCTGCCCCGTGCCGGGCTCCCAGCACCGCCGTGACCGAGTGCTGCCaggagctgccccttgcccaccGGACACTGTCAGACCCGCAAGCGGCCCAGCACCGCAAGCTGACCCTGGCTCAGCTGTACAGGATCAGGACCACCTTGCTCCTCAACTCCACGCTGACGGCCTC GGAGGTCTGA